The Thermanaerovibrio acidaminovorans DSM 6589 genome contains a region encoding:
- the hydA gene encoding dihydropyrimidinase, translating to MGTVFKGGVIALPDGPVRADLRIEGELVHSIGEDLERDGDMVVPCQDRILLPGGVDPHTHFDLPAGEFRTADDFATGTAAALAGGTTTIVDYATQFRGQSLRQGVEEWHRLSIGKCHCDYAFHLAVTDWNDGIEAEVPQIVAEGIPSFKMYMAYKGLLQLDDGSIMRMMEILRDLGGLLCLHCENGDLVHWLSQQLAQEGKLSARYHPASRPGFVESEAVFRALTMARAVQAPLYLVHLSAGESMDHVNLFRQRGSTVFAETCIQYLLLNEGRYSLPQGDAMAYVCSPPLRSQADSDRLWEELRRGNVDVVATDHCSFNLMGHKDRGMNDFRRIPNGLPGVENRLPLLYSEGVAKGRISLETFVKVTACNPAKIFGLYPMKGTLVPGSHGDVVVFNPRYRWTVRAARQLQNVDYNPYEGWEVTGSVESVFLRGAEVFRDGRILGQEPAGRYLRRRGRKEEA from the coding sequence ATGGGAACCGTCTTCAAGGGGGGCGTCATAGCCCTGCCCGATGGGCCTGTGAGGGCCGACCTAAGGATAGAGGGGGAGCTGGTCCACTCCATAGGGGAGGACCTGGAAAGGGACGGGGATATGGTCGTCCCTTGTCAGGACCGGATCCTCCTGCCCGGTGGGGTGGATCCCCATACCCACTTTGACCTCCCCGCCGGGGAGTTCAGGACCGCCGACGACTTCGCCACCGGCACCGCCGCGGCCCTGGCGGGGGGCACCACCACCATAGTGGACTACGCCACCCAGTTCAGGGGCCAGAGCTTGAGGCAGGGGGTGGAGGAGTGGCATAGGCTCTCCATTGGCAAGTGCCACTGCGACTACGCTTTCCACCTGGCGGTGACCGACTGGAACGACGGGATAGAGGCGGAGGTCCCCCAGATCGTGGCGGAGGGCATCCCCTCGTTCAAGATGTACATGGCCTACAAGGGGCTGTTGCAGCTGGACGACGGCTCCATAATGCGGATGATGGAGATCCTGCGGGACCTGGGGGGGCTCCTGTGCCTGCACTGCGAGAATGGGGATCTGGTTCACTGGCTCAGTCAGCAGCTGGCCCAGGAAGGCAAGCTCTCCGCCCGGTACCACCCGGCTAGCCGCCCCGGCTTCGTGGAGTCCGAGGCGGTCTTCCGGGCCCTCACCATGGCCAGGGCGGTCCAGGCCCCGCTCTACCTGGTCCACTTGAGCGCCGGAGAGTCCATGGACCACGTGAACCTCTTCCGGCAAAGGGGCTCCACGGTCTTCGCGGAGACCTGCATACAGTATCTGTTGCTCAACGAGGGACGCTACTCCCTGCCCCAGGGGGACGCAATGGCCTACGTTTGTTCTCCCCCCCTGAGGTCCCAGGCGGATTCGGATCGCCTCTGGGAGGAGCTCCGCAGGGGCAACGTGGACGTGGTGGCCACGGATCACTGCTCGTTCAATCTAATGGGGCACAAGGACAGGGGCATGAACGATTTCAGAAGGATCCCCAACGGGCTTCCGGGGGTGGAGAACCGGCTGCCGTTGCTCTACTCCGAGGGGGTCGCCAAGGGGCGCATATCCCTTGAGACGTTCGTGAAGGTCACGGCTTGCAACCCCGCCAAGATTTTCGGCCTCTACCCCATGAAGGGTACACTGGTTCCCGGCAGCCACGGGGACGTGGTGGTGTTCAACCCCCGGTACCGTTGGACCGTGAGGGCCGCAAGGCAGCTTCAGAACGTGGACTACAACCCCTACGAGGGTTGGGAGGTGACCGGATCGGTGGAGTCGGTTTTCCTTAGGGGAGCTGAGGTCTTCCGGGATGGTCGGATCTTGGGTCAGGAACCCGCGGGCCGTTACCTCAGGCGCCGCGGGCGGAAGGAGGAAGCGTAG
- the xdh gene encoding selenium-dependent xanthine dehydrogenase: protein MYVFKVNGVEHQEERDRNLLEYLRKELQITSAKEGCGEGACGTCMVLVDGKKHRACLLKLSQLDGKEVITVEGLSEREKQVYTWAFASTGAVQCGFCIPGMVISAKALLDQNLNPTRKDIKEAIRGNICRCTGYVKIEDAIEKAAWAFRENYVPVEEDRAWKVGEAMPRVDAKDKVLGVAKFVDDLSLPGMLYGAVLRSPVPRGLVKKIDVSEAKAMEGVEAVITWRDIPGKRIVGHLVQDWPVLVAEGEETRYVGDALALVAARDVHIAREAVKRIKVDIEELKPLLTPEEALAPDAPKIHPWGNKVEVKTHVKRGDVDEALAKSAHVVTRVYKTQRVDHAFMEPESALAEVVDDGIVVYTGGQGVYDENRQISAMLGIPAEKVRCITAMVGGGFGGKEDMSVQHHAALMAWITKKPVKLTWTREESLRVHPKRHPMTIEITSGCDEEGRLTAHRIRITSDTGAYSSLGGPVLQRACTHAGGPYKVPNIDIEGVGVYTNNPPCGAFRGFGVTQSAFAVEGNLNLLAEKVGISYWEIRWRNAIEPGDVMSNGQIAGPDVRLKETLMAAKEAFESSPYAGIACGMKNSGLGVGVPDVSRVRLEVRNGVVHIYTSAACMGQGIATMTTQIVSHVTGLPVSKIKHMPADTKLTPDAGTSTASRQTVFTGEATRRCAELLRQDLLDAGSLEALEGKDYYQEFDFKSDPMGSDKPNPVSHIAYGYATHVVILNQEGKLERYVACHDSGQPINIKSMEGQIEGGVVMGMGYALTEEFPTPGGYPVKKYGTLGLWRATDVPPIEVKLCYAKGGDVVFGAKGVGEISLVPPAPAIALAYKRFDGVERTELPLVGTPYDKRKQA from the coding sequence ATGTACGTGTTCAAGGTCAACGGAGTGGAGCATCAGGAGGAGCGGGACAGGAACCTCTTGGAGTATCTGAGGAAGGAGCTTCAGATAACCTCCGCCAAGGAGGGCTGCGGCGAGGGGGCCTGCGGAACCTGCATGGTGTTGGTGGACGGGAAGAAGCACCGGGCGTGCCTCCTCAAGCTCTCCCAGCTGGACGGCAAGGAGGTAATCACCGTGGAGGGCCTGTCCGAGCGGGAGAAGCAGGTCTATACCTGGGCCTTCGCCAGCACCGGGGCGGTCCAGTGCGGCTTCTGCATCCCCGGCATGGTGATAAGCGCCAAGGCCCTGCTGGATCAGAACCTGAACCCCACCAGGAAGGATATCAAGGAGGCCATAAGGGGCAACATATGCCGCTGCACCGGCTACGTTAAGATCGAGGACGCCATCGAGAAGGCCGCCTGGGCCTTCCGGGAGAACTACGTGCCGGTGGAGGAGGACAGGGCCTGGAAGGTTGGTGAGGCCATGCCCCGGGTTGACGCCAAGGACAAGGTGCTGGGGGTGGCCAAGTTCGTGGACGACCTGTCCCTGCCGGGCATGCTCTACGGGGCGGTGCTCCGCTCTCCGGTCCCCCGGGGGCTGGTGAAGAAGATCGACGTCTCCGAGGCCAAGGCCATGGAAGGGGTCGAGGCGGTCATAACCTGGAGAGACATCCCGGGCAAGAGGATCGTGGGACACCTGGTACAGGACTGGCCGGTCCTGGTGGCGGAGGGGGAGGAGACCCGCTATGTGGGGGATGCCCTGGCGCTGGTGGCCGCCCGGGACGTGCACATCGCCCGGGAGGCGGTGAAGCGCATAAAGGTGGATATAGAGGAGCTCAAGCCCCTGCTTACCCCCGAGGAGGCCCTGGCCCCTGATGCGCCTAAGATCCATCCCTGGGGCAACAAGGTGGAGGTCAAGACCCACGTGAAGCGGGGCGACGTGGACGAGGCGCTGGCCAAGTCCGCCCACGTGGTGACCCGGGTCTACAAGACCCAGCGGGTGGACCACGCCTTCATGGAGCCCGAGTCCGCCCTGGCGGAGGTGGTGGACGACGGGATAGTGGTATACACCGGCGGCCAGGGGGTCTACGACGAGAACCGGCAGATAAGCGCCATGCTGGGCATCCCCGCTGAAAAGGTGCGCTGCATCACCGCCATGGTAGGTGGCGGTTTCGGCGGCAAGGAGGACATGTCGGTGCAGCATCATGCGGCCCTGATGGCGTGGATCACCAAGAAGCCCGTTAAGCTCACCTGGACCAGGGAGGAGAGCCTCAGGGTCCATCCCAAGCGGCACCCCATGACCATCGAGATAACCTCCGGCTGCGACGAGGAGGGACGCCTAACCGCCCACAGGATCCGCATAACTTCCGATACCGGGGCCTACTCGTCCCTGGGCGGTCCGGTCCTTCAGAGGGCTTGCACCCACGCGGGCGGTCCCTACAAGGTGCCCAACATAGACATAGAGGGAGTTGGGGTTTACACCAACAACCCCCCCTGCGGCGCCTTCCGGGGCTTCGGGGTGACCCAGTCCGCCTTCGCGGTGGAGGGCAACCTCAACCTTCTGGCGGAGAAGGTGGGCATTTCTTACTGGGAGATTCGCTGGCGGAACGCCATAGAGCCCGGGGACGTGATGAGCAATGGCCAGATCGCTGGTCCCGATGTGCGTTTGAAAGAGACGCTGATGGCCGCCAAGGAGGCCTTCGAGTCAAGCCCCTACGCGGGGATAGCCTGCGGCATGAAGAACAGCGGCCTGGGCGTGGGGGTTCCCGACGTGTCCCGGGTTAGGCTGGAGGTCCGCAACGGGGTGGTCCACATCTACACCAGCGCGGCCTGCATGGGGCAGGGCATAGCCACCATGACCACCCAGATAGTTAGCCACGTGACCGGGCTTCCGGTCTCGAAGATCAAGCACATGCCGGCGGACACCAAGCTGACCCCCGACGCGGGGACCAGCACCGCATCCCGTCAGACGGTCTTCACCGGTGAGGCCACCAGGAGGTGCGCGGAGCTCCTGAGGCAGGATCTATTGGATGCGGGTTCCCTGGAGGCCCTGGAGGGGAAGGACTATTACCAGGAGTTCGATTTCAAGAGTGATCCCATGGGGTCCGACAAGCCCAATCCGGTGAGCCACATAGCCTATGGCTACGCCACCCACGTGGTGATCCTTAACCAGGAGGGCAAGCTGGAGAGGTACGTGGCCTGTCACGATTCGGGGCAGCCTATAAACATCAAGTCCATGGAGGGCCAGATCGAGGGCGGCGTAGTGATGGGAATGGGATACGCCCTCACCGAGGAGTTCCCCACCCCCGGAGGCTACCCGGTGAAGAAGTACGGCACCCTGGGGCTCTGGAGGGCCACCGACGTGCCCCCCATAGAGGTGAAGCTGTGCTATGCCAAGGGCGGGGATGTGGTTTTCGGCGCTAAGGGTGTCGGGGAGATCTCCCTGGTCCCTCCCGCTCCGGCCATAGCCCTGGCCTACAAGCGGTTCGACGGGGTTGAGAGGACCGAGCTGCCCCTGGTTGGAACTCCCTACGATAAGAGGAAGCAGGCTTAA
- a CDS encoding xanthine dehydrogenase family protein molybdopterin-binding subunit: protein MKCKVVGTSVPRKDGIEKATGKAPFVADMRVPGCWEGAVIGSPVPHGILKGFEKDPSFDWSKVVFLTAKDLKGKNFVHMIRDDFPILAEERITYATQGLALVAAPDEETLKGALKAVKPIIEPLTPVLSIEDSLTKVAVIWGEDNILDEYRIDRGDLEKGFAEADLIVEGTYRTGLHEHVYLETQGMMAIPKEDGTLEVVGSMQCPYYVHGALVQSLGWEPERVRVRQAATGGGFGGKEDFPSAIALWVANLSLASGKPVRLIYDRSDDLKGTPKRHPSRTRIKAGVKKDGTLTALQIEFILDGGAFTTMSRVVLQRGTLHAHGCYRVPNVSIHSMAVATNMVPSGAYRGFGAPQSLFAIERHMDKIADLLGMDPLDVRLKNVLKAGDYMPCGQELKLPVFAEDVLLKAAELSDYRRKRAEYAKGTGRVRRGIGISLAMHGGGFTGAGETNMGTMVKIDFDGERFNVHASSTDMGQGIATVHPMIAAEALHVPYDVVFSPRPDTSVTPNSGPTVASRSTMYVGRVVQEAAKNVIAELGDFLKAKHGQATFSDGFFETPNGRFSVLEAAKACFGERGEFKVLGTLPPGCTGEWDQDAFRGEAYKDYSWIAQAIEVEVDTDTFEVQPVKATVVAEIGKAVHPVLVEGQVHGGLLQAIGWSHIEDMTLTSEGHISAEHLNAYLIPTTIDTPEWNVEILEPATCQVGPHGAKGLGELPMDGGAPAFVAAVQSAVGVFGTEVPLTGEKLFKLLEEKGC, encoded by the coding sequence ATGAAGTGCAAGGTTGTTGGGACCTCGGTACCGCGGAAGGATGGCATCGAGAAGGCCACCGGGAAGGCTCCGTTCGTGGCGGACATGCGGGTGCCCGGCTGCTGGGAGGGGGCGGTGATAGGCTCCCCGGTGCCTCACGGGATACTCAAGGGCTTTGAGAAGGACCCGTCATTCGACTGGTCGAAGGTGGTGTTCCTCACCGCCAAGGACCTGAAGGGGAAGAATTTCGTCCACATGATCCGGGACGACTTCCCCATCCTGGCCGAGGAGCGGATCACCTACGCCACCCAGGGGCTGGCTTTGGTGGCCGCCCCGGACGAGGAGACCCTGAAGGGGGCCCTCAAGGCGGTGAAGCCCATAATAGAGCCCCTCACCCCGGTGCTCTCCATCGAGGACTCCCTGACCAAGGTGGCGGTCATCTGGGGGGAGGACAACATCCTGGACGAGTACCGGATCGACCGGGGGGACCTGGAGAAGGGCTTCGCCGAGGCGGACCTGATCGTGGAGGGCACCTATCGGACCGGTCTCCACGAGCACGTTTACCTGGAGACCCAGGGCATGATGGCCATTCCCAAGGAGGACGGCACCCTGGAGGTGGTGGGCTCCATGCAGTGCCCCTACTACGTGCACGGTGCCCTGGTCCAGTCCCTGGGCTGGGAGCCCGAGAGGGTAAGGGTGCGCCAGGCTGCCACCGGCGGTGGCTTTGGCGGCAAGGAGGACTTCCCCTCCGCCATAGCCCTGTGGGTGGCCAACCTGTCCCTGGCCAGTGGCAAGCCGGTGAGGCTCATCTACGACAGGTCCGATGACCTGAAGGGCACCCCCAAGCGGCACCCCTCCAGGACCAGGATCAAGGCGGGGGTCAAGAAGGACGGGACCCTGACGGCCCTTCAGATAGAGTTCATCCTGGACGGCGGGGCCTTCACCACCATGAGCCGGGTGGTTCTCCAGCGGGGAACCCTGCACGCTCACGGGTGTTATCGGGTGCCCAACGTGTCCATCCACTCCATGGCGGTGGCCACCAACATGGTCCCCAGCGGGGCCTATCGAGGTTTCGGTGCTCCCCAGTCCCTGTTTGCAATCGAGAGGCACATGGACAAGATAGCGGACTTGTTGGGCATGGACCCCCTTGATGTGAGGCTCAAGAACGTGCTCAAGGCCGGGGACTACATGCCCTGCGGCCAGGAGCTCAAGTTGCCGGTCTTCGCCGAGGATGTGCTCCTCAAGGCAGCGGAGCTGTCGGACTACCGGCGCAAGAGGGCGGAGTACGCCAAGGGGACCGGTCGGGTGCGCAGGGGAATTGGGATCAGCTTGGCCATGCACGGCGGGGGCTTCACCGGGGCTGGGGAGACCAACATGGGCACGATGGTCAAGATCGACTTCGACGGGGAGCGGTTCAACGTCCACGCCAGCAGCACCGACATGGGTCAGGGCATAGCCACCGTTCACCCCATGATCGCCGCCGAGGCCCTGCACGTGCCCTACGATGTGGTGTTCAGCCCCAGGCCGGACACCAGCGTTACCCCCAACAGCGGCCCCACCGTGGCGTCCAGGAGCACCATGTACGTTGGTCGGGTGGTCCAGGAGGCGGCAAAGAACGTCATCGCCGAGCTGGGGGATTTCCTGAAGGCCAAACACGGCCAGGCCACCTTCTCCGATGGCTTCTTTGAGACCCCCAACGGAAGGTTCTCCGTCCTGGAGGCCGCCAAGGCCTGCTTCGGCGAGAGGGGAGAGTTCAAGGTGCTGGGCACCCTGCCGCCGGGCTGCACCGGCGAGTGGGATCAGGATGCCTTCCGGGGAGAGGCCTACAAGGACTACTCCTGGATCGCCCAGGCCATAGAGGTGGAGGTGGACACGGACACCTTCGAGGTCCAGCCGGTTAAGGCTACCGTGGTGGCGGAGATAGGCAAGGCGGTGCACCCGGTCCTGGTGGAGGGGCAGGTTCATGGCGGGCTCCTTCAGGCCATAGGCTGGAGCCACATAGAGGACATGACCCTCACTTCCGAGGGGCACATATCGGCGGAGCACCTGAACGCCTATCTGATCCCCACCACCATCGACACCCCAGAGTGGAACGTCGAGATTTTGGAGCCCGCCACCTGTCAAGTGGGTCCCCATGGTGCCAAGGGCCTTGGGGAGTTGCCCATGGATGGAGGGGCTCCTGCCTTCGTGGCGGCGGTCCAAAGCGCGGTTGGGGTGTTCGGTACCGAGGTGCCGCTGACCGGGGAGAAGCTTTTCAAGCTCCTTGAGGAGAAGGGCTGCTAG
- a CDS encoding FAD binding domain-containing protein, whose amino-acid sequence MRIQMTVNGKVMEADVHPLRPLLRVLREDLGLTGTKEGCGEGECGACSIMMDGLLVNACCVPAIQAAGSEIFTIEGLGDDANPDQLQVSFVDEGAVHCGFCTPGMIMASRALLEEVPEPTLDQVRVALSGNLCRCTGYEKIYRAVDKAVKLGYTKTFKPRTNRCDKREPQFSKEEEGRYFSPRSLSEALNVLAEHPDCRLLAGGTDILPDIKNGKGEPRKVLNLFGVPELHGVELEGDVIRIKACTTNGEIIRSSLCREHLPALVEASARSGAPAIQNRATVGGNLANASGAADLPVILLALDARVRLASAKGTRTMTLKEFMPSYRKNACEAGEILESIEIPVPARGSRQRYFKRGSRKALTLSRVSLAMYLEEEDGVVKTFRMAAGSMSPLPMRLHKTEEAVIGKPLSQVVELASKAAYDEVNPRKSPSYRKRITSNLVRRFFEELQA is encoded by the coding sequence ATGAGGATACAGATGACCGTAAACGGCAAGGTGATGGAGGCGGATGTTCACCCCCTGCGACCCCTGCTTCGGGTCCTCCGGGAGGACCTGGGGCTCACGGGCACCAAGGAGGGGTGCGGCGAGGGTGAGTGTGGTGCCTGCTCCATAATGATGGACGGGCTGCTGGTGAACGCCTGTTGTGTCCCCGCCATCCAGGCGGCGGGCAGCGAGATATTCACCATAGAGGGTCTTGGGGACGACGCCAACCCGGACCAGCTCCAGGTGTCCTTTGTGGACGAGGGGGCGGTCCACTGCGGCTTCTGTACCCCGGGGATGATCATGGCCTCCCGGGCCCTGCTGGAGGAGGTGCCGGAGCCCACCCTGGACCAGGTCCGGGTGGCCCTGTCGGGGAACCTGTGCCGCTGCACCGGCTACGAGAAGATCTACCGGGCGGTGGACAAGGCGGTCAAGCTGGGCTACACCAAGACCTTCAAGCCCAGGACCAACCGGTGCGACAAGCGGGAGCCCCAGTTCTCCAAAGAGGAGGAGGGCAGGTACTTCTCCCCCAGGAGCCTCAGCGAGGCCCTGAATGTGCTGGCGGAGCACCCGGATTGCAGGTTGCTGGCGGGGGGCACAGACATACTGCCGGACATCAAGAACGGCAAGGGGGAGCCCCGCAAGGTGCTGAACCTATTCGGCGTGCCGGAGCTCCACGGGGTGGAGCTGGAGGGGGACGTGATCCGCATCAAGGCCTGCACCACCAACGGGGAGATAATACGCAGCTCCCTCTGCAGGGAGCACCTGCCGGCCCTGGTGGAGGCCTCCGCCAGGAGCGGCGCCCCGGCCATCCAGAACCGGGCCACCGTGGGAGGCAACTTGGCCAACGCCTCCGGGGCGGCGGACCTGCCGGTGATCCTCCTGGCCCTGGATGCCCGGGTGCGCCTCGCCTCCGCCAAGGGAACCAGGACCATGACCCTTAAGGAGTTCATGCCCAGCTACAGGAAGAACGCCTGTGAGGCGGGGGAGATCCTGGAGTCCATCGAGATCCCCGTGCCCGCCAGGGGGTCCAGGCAGCGCTACTTCAAGAGGGGGTCCCGCAAGGCCCTGACCCTCTCTCGGGTGAGCCTGGCCATGTACCTGGAGGAGGAGGACGGGGTGGTGAAGACCTTCCGTATGGCGGCGGGGAGCATGTCCCCCCTGCCCATGAGGCTTCACAAGACCGAGGAGGCGGTGATCGGAAAGCCCCTTTCCCAGGTGGTGGAGCTGGCCTCCAAGGCGGCCTACGACGAGGTGAATCCCAGGAAGAGCCCCTCCTACCGGAAGAGGATAACCTCCAACCTGGTGCGCCGGTTCTTCGAGGAGCTTCAGGCCTAG
- a CDS encoding lysophospholipid acyltransferase family protein: MVYYLTKAFLWIYFHAYHRLRVQGLDNVPASNVILAPNHCSYLDPPVVGVAFPRRITAIAWEGLFRSKPFALLITALGAIKVSQSDAVGAASVLKLSVELLKSGKDLLIFPEGRRSLTGELLPLEGGVALLSLKTGKPVVPVRIEGAFEALPPSGSFPKPHRIRVTFLPPIWPQAFEGQDQKVAREMLLRRLTEALKGR; this comes from the coding sequence ATGGTATACTACCTGACAAAAGCGTTCCTCTGGATCTACTTTCACGCCTACCACCGCCTCCGGGTCCAGGGGCTGGATAACGTGCCCGCCTCAAACGTGATCCTGGCCCCGAACCACTGCAGCTACCTGGACCCACCGGTGGTGGGGGTAGCCTTCCCCCGCAGGATAACCGCCATCGCCTGGGAGGGGCTGTTCAGATCCAAGCCCTTCGCCCTCCTCATAACCGCCCTGGGGGCCATAAAGGTCTCCCAGTCGGACGCGGTCGGCGCCGCATCGGTCCTAAAGCTCTCGGTTGAGCTGCTTAAGTCCGGCAAGGACCTCCTCATCTTCCCCGAGGGACGGCGGAGCCTCACTGGGGAGCTGCTACCCCTGGAGGGGGGGGTGGCGCTACTATCCCTCAAGACCGGCAAGCCCGTGGTGCCGGTCCGGATAGAGGGGGCCTTCGAGGCCCTGCCCCCCTCCGGATCCTTCCCTAAGCCCCACCGGATCAGGGTCACGTTCCTGCCCCCCATATGGCCCCAGGCCTTCGAGGGGCAGGACCAGAAGGTGGCCAGGGAGATGCTTCTCCGCCGCCTGACGGAGGCCCTCAAGGGGCGCTGA
- a CDS encoding DUF502 domain-containing protein — MDGANGSSRSFRRLLLRVRLALSSLVKTFGTGLMVFFPLIVTILVLNFVFASVEAILVWLFGLTNSVEATAGIMLVTLAIIFYGGYKIRRQEKWFMSRVDRFLAALPVVGSWYKVMRDLVDRLAGKDQKDMYLGVVEVPVGEGHVLAFVTRRDVMPDGTAMLTLFMPTSPNPTSGIVMFFPEDKVRKSHLSSDAAFAKIISLGLK; from the coding sequence TTGGATGGGGCGAACGGTTCTTCCAGGTCCTTTAGGCGTCTGCTGCTGAGGGTGAGGCTGGCCCTTTCTTCGCTGGTGAAGACCTTCGGGACCGGCCTTATGGTGTTCTTCCCGTTGATAGTCACCATCCTGGTCCTCAATTTCGTCTTCGCGTCGGTGGAGGCCATCCTGGTGTGGCTGTTTGGCCTGACCAACTCGGTGGAGGCCACCGCGGGGATAATGTTGGTCACCCTGGCGATCATATTCTACGGGGGCTACAAGATAAGGCGCCAGGAGAAGTGGTTCATGTCCCGGGTGGACCGGTTCCTGGCGGCGCTTCCCGTGGTGGGATCCTGGTATAAGGTAATGCGGGACCTGGTGGACCGGCTCGCCGGCAAGGACCAGAAGGACATGTACCTTGGGGTGGTGGAGGTGCCGGTGGGAGAGGGGCACGTGCTGGCCTTCGTGACCCGGAGGGACGTGATGCCTGACGGAACCGCCATGTTGACCCTATTCATGCCCACCAGCCCAAACCCCACGTCGGGGATAGTCATGTTCTTCCCGGAGGACAAGGTCAGGAAGTCCCACCTGTCGTCCGACGCGGCGTTCGCCAAGATAATATCCCTTGGGCTGAAGTGA
- a CDS encoding Crp/Fnr family transcriptional regulator translates to MGRFDLYGDLFDPASQGRMRAFFLNDVAPLGVIRDYARGTSIDHLSMRASMGVVVRGCVAKSLVSYGGREKLLYFLRPGEVFGEMDLLDGGSFPFVLQARERSSVSFVSKRDVEALLDRRPDRYGLFVHSMTRKFRIVSLQLANSVFNGSLGQVAEALLRLASCSDPSGDGPVVLRLTQQELASNIGCSRVAVARALRELIEMGVIERRGREMVLRDLGRLSGLRDGVR, encoded by the coding sequence ATGGGGCGGTTTGACCTTTACGGTGATCTTTTCGATCCCGCCAGTCAGGGCAGGATGAGGGCCTTCTTCCTCAACGATGTGGCCCCCCTGGGGGTGATCCGGGACTATGCCCGGGGAACCTCGATAGATCACCTCTCCATGAGGGCATCCATGGGGGTGGTGGTGAGGGGCTGCGTGGCCAAGTCGCTGGTCAGCTACGGGGGAAGGGAGAAGCTCCTCTACTTTCTAAGGCCCGGGGAGGTCTTCGGCGAGATGGATCTCTTAGACGGGGGCTCTTTCCCCTTCGTGCTGCAGGCCCGTGAGAGGAGCTCCGTGTCCTTCGTGTCCAAGCGGGACGTGGAGGCCCTTCTGGACCGAAGGCCGGATCGATACGGGCTGTTCGTCCACAGCATGACCAGGAAGTTCAGGATAGTGTCCCTGCAGCTGGCCAACAGCGTTTTCAACGGATCGTTGGGACAGGTGGCGGAGGCGCTGCTCCGGCTGGCCTCCTGTTCGGACCCCTCTGGGGACGGTCCGGTTGTCCTTCGGCTCACCCAGCAGGAACTGGCATCGAACATAGGCTGTTCCAGGGTTGCGGTGGCCCGGGCCCTGAGGGAGCTTATTGAGATGGGGGTGATAGAGAGGCGGGGCAGGGAGATGGTCCTAAGGGACCTGGGAAGGCTCAGCGGGCTGAGGGATGGTGTGCGTTGA
- a CDS encoding DUF969 domain-containing protein yields the protein MIKLVGVVIVVVGLLLRFNPLLVVLVAGFATGLVGGMGPMEVLEALGNAFVTNRYMSLFVLTLPVIGVLERHGLKEQAERFVSSLKGATAGRVMMLYMLFRQLTCAVGLQLGGHPTFVRPIVAPMAEGALSKGGELDPDLSDRVRAMAASAENYGNFFGQLIFIASGGLLLIKGVMDQAGHPVDLMRMGMYAVPTAVCAFAMAALRFHLFDLSAKRDLERGGN from the coding sequence TTGATAAAGCTGGTGGGCGTGGTTATCGTGGTGGTGGGGCTTCTACTCCGGTTCAACCCCCTTCTGGTGGTTCTGGTGGCGGGTTTCGCCACCGGTCTGGTGGGGGGCATGGGGCCCATGGAGGTCTTGGAGGCCCTGGGGAACGCCTTCGTTACGAACCGTTACATGTCCCTCTTCGTGCTCACCCTGCCGGTCATAGGCGTCCTGGAGAGGCACGGCCTCAAGGAGCAGGCGGAGAGGTTCGTGTCGTCCCTCAAGGGGGCTACTGCCGGCAGGGTGATGATGCTGTACATGCTGTTCAGGCAGCTGACCTGCGCGGTGGGCCTTCAGTTGGGTGGCCATCCCACCTTCGTTAGGCCCATAGTGGCCCCCATGGCGGAGGGGGCCCTGTCCAAGGGGGGGGAGCTGGATCCGGACCTTTCGGACCGGGTGAGGGCCATGGCGGCGTCGGCGGAGAACTACGGCAACTTCTTCGGGCAGCTGATCTTCATAGCCTCCGGCGGGCTTCTCCTCATAAAGGGCGTCATGGATCAGGCGGGTCACCCGGTGGACCTCATGAGGATGGGCATGTACGCGGTCCCAACCGCGGTCTGCGCCTTCGCCATGGCGGCCCTCAGGTTCCACCTTTTCGACTTGTCCGCCAAGAGGGATCTCGAGAGAGGAGGTAACTAG